One Brassica napus cultivar Da-Ae chromosome C2, Da-Ae, whole genome shotgun sequence DNA window includes the following coding sequences:
- the LOC111202613 gene encoding thioredoxin-like protein CDSP32, chloroplastic, producing MGDESEKTRELCRRDMSMEKIHKEEGIGPDQLTGDVLYYGDNHSAVGQSHGRADVEKLIDENRSGGKLIVLDVGPKHCGPCVKVYPTVLKLSRSMSETVVFARMNGDENDSCMEFLKDMNIIEVPTFLFIRNGDICGRYVGSGKGELIGEENSLERFSGIQVFVSLTNLST from the exons ATGGGTGATGAGTCTGAAAAGACCAGAGAGCTTTGTCGGAGAGATATGAGCATGGAGAAGATACACAAGGAAGAAG GTATCGGACCAGACCAGCTAACGGGGGACGTGCTATACTACGGCGACAACCACTCGGCAGTGGGGCAGTCGCACGGCAGAGCTGACGTGGAGAAGCTGATCGACGAGAATCGCAGTGGAGGCAAGCTGATTGTGCTCGACGTCGGTCCGAAACATTGTGGGCCCTGCGTCAAGGTTTATCCGACAGTGCTGAAGCTGTCCCGGTCCATGTCGGAGACTGTCGTGTTCGCTAGAATGAACGGGGACGAGAACGATAGCTGTATGGAGTTTCTCAAGGACATGAATATTATAGAAGTACCCACTTTCTTGTTCATTAGAAACGGTGATATTTGTGGCCGGTATGTTGGTTCTGGTAAAGGAGAACTCATTGGAGAGGAGAACTCATTGGAGAGATTCTCCGGTATACAGGTGTTCGTGTCACTTACTAATTTGTCAACTTGA
- the LOC125582284 gene encoding uncharacterized protein LOC125582284, whose protein sequence is MANSGVPFQVPLLTKSNYDNWSLRMMAILGAHDVWRIFEKGFNEPENDGGLSQTQKDGLRDSRKIDKKALCLIYQGLDEDTFEKVAGARTSKEAWEKLQTSYKGAEQVKKVRLQTLRGEFEALQMKEGELISDYFSRVLTVTNNLKRNGEKLDEVRIMEKVLRSLDSKFEHIVTVIEETKDLETMTMDQLLGSLQAYEEKKKKKEDIVEQVLKIRIDQKEEADRNHLRRGGGHFRGRGRGVNGRDWRPYEENFNQRGENSSRGRGRGNTKSRYDKSSIKCYSCRKFRHYASECKTLNNNRVEEKSNYVEKRSKEEDMLLMAYKKDEPNEVHKWYLDSGASNHMCGNKSMFVELDESVKTNVALGDESKMEVKGK, encoded by the coding sequence ATGGCAAACAGTGGTGTTCCCTTCCAAGTTCCATTGCTCACTAAGAGCAACTATGACAATTGGAGTCTTAGGATGATGGCTATCTTAGGAGCACATGATGTGTGGAGGATATTTGAGAAAGGCTTCAATGAACCGGAGAATGATGGTGGTCTATCTCAAACTCAAAAGGATGGTTTGAGAGATTCAAGGAAGAtagacaagaaggctctctgtCTAATCTATCAAGGATTAGATGAAGATACATTTGAGAAGGTTGCTGGTGCAAGGACGTCCAAAGAAGCATGGGAGAAGCTTCAGACATCTTACAAGGGAGCGGAACAAGTTAAGAAGGTACGACTTCAAACTCTACGAGGAGAATTTGAAGCATTACAAATGAAGGAAGGAGAACTCATCTCAGATTACTTCTCAAGAGTCTTGACGGTTACTAATAACCTAAAAAGAAATGGTGAGAAGTTAGATGAGGTGAGAATCATGGAGAAAGTTCTTAGATCACTGGATTCAAAATTCGAGCATATCGTCACCGTGATTGAAGAGACAAAGGACTTGGAGACTATGACGATGGATCAACTTCTTGGATCACTACaagcttatgaagaaaagaagaagaagaaagaagatattgTGGAGCAAGTTCTCAAGATTAGAATTGATCAAAAGGAAGAAGCTGACCGAAATCATCTGAGACGTGGTGGTGGTCATTTCCGAGGACGAGGTCGTGGTGTAAATGGACGAGATTGGAGACCATATGAAGAAAACTTTAACCAAAGAGGAGAAAATTCTTCAAGaggtcgtggaagaggaaaTACAAAATCAAGGTACGATAAATCAAGCATCAAATGCTATAGTTGCAGGAAATTTAGACATTATGCTTCTGAGTGCAAAACTCTAAACAACAATAGAGTTGAAGAGAAGTCCAACTATGTTGAAAAAAGgagtaaagaagaagatatgctATTGATGGCTTACAAGAAGGATGAACCAAATGAGGTTCACAAGTGGTACCTTGATAGTGGTGCAAGCAACCACATGTGTGGGAATAAAAGCATGTTCGTGGAGCTCGATGAATCGGTGAAAACCAATGTGGCTTTGGGAGATGAATCGAAGATGGAGGTGAAAGGTAAATGA